The DNA region AAGGGGTGGATTATTTTACAATCCACTGTGGCATCCGACTGAAGAATATTCATTATGCCAATGACCGCCTTTGCGGGATGGTGAGCCGGGGAGGAAGCATTATCTCCCAATGGTGTAAAATCCATCAGAAAGAGAGTTTCCTGTATGAGCATTTCGATGATATATGCGATATATGCGCACAATATGATGTGGCACTTTCATTAGGTGACGGTTTGCGTCCGGGAGCTATCCGCGATGCGAACGATCGGGCACAGTTTGCGGAACTGGATACGATGGGAGAACTGGTAGAACGCGCCTGGGCAAAAAATGTACAGGCATTCATCGAAGGTCCGGGACACGTACCCATGCATAAGATTAGGGAAAATATGGACCGGCAGATTGAGAAATGCCACGGAGCACCGTTCTATACTCTCGGTCCGCTGGTTACAGATATTGCACCGGGATATGATCACATCACAAGTGCCATTGGCGCAGCACAAATCGGTTGGTACGGAACAGCGATGCTTTGCTATGTGACACCCAAAGAACATCTTGCATTACCGCAGAAAGAAGATGTACGCGTAGGAGTGGTAACTTACAAAATCGCCGCACACGCCGCAGACCTTGCCAAAGGCCATCCGGGTGCCGAAGTACGCGACGATGCCTTAAGCAAAGCCCGCTATGAATTCCGCTGGAAGGACCAGTTCAATCTGAGTCTTGATCCGGAACGCGCCTTGCAATATTACAAGGAAGCCAACCACCTGAACGGGAGGTATTGCACCATGTGCGGGCCCAACTTCTGTGCCATGCGCATCAGTCAGCAGTTGAAGGATTGCAATGAATGAGCTCGTAGCTTGCAACATATTACTTTTTAAACTTATAAGAAAATGATTGAAACAAAAGTATCCAAAGGTATCATCAGTACCTATTTTGAGAAATTAGAGAGAAATCTTGATCTGGACGTCGCCATTGTAGGTGGTGGTCCGTCGGGCATAGTAGCCGCTTATTATCTGGCAAAGGCCGGGTTGAAAGTAGCGCAGTTCGACCGTAAGCTTGCTCCCGGCGGCGGAATGTGGGGCGGTGCCATGATGTTCAACCAGATTGTGATTCAGGAAGAAGCGATTGACATTGTAAAGGAATTCAATATCAACCACGAGAAATATGAGGACGGCTTATATGTGATGGACTCCGTAGAGAGTACCTCTGCATTGCTTTATCATGCCGTACATGCCGGAGCCACCATATTCAACTGCTATTCCGTAGAAGATGTCATCTTCAAGAATAATACGGTAAGCGGAGTAGTGGTAAACTGGACTCCCGTATTGCGCGAAGGCATGCACGTGGATCCGCTGAACATCCTTGCAAAGATAGTAATAGACGGAACAGGCCATGACAGCGAAATAGCCGCTACCGTAGCCCGCAAGAATGGCAGTCGCCTGGCTACCGAAACCGGTGGTGTAATTGGTGAACGTTCACTGGATGTAATTGCAGGAGAGGAAGAGGTTGTAAACGGCACGAAGGAAATCTATCCGGGACTCTATGTTTGCGGTATGGCTGCTTCCGCCGTTTCGGGCACTCCGCGTATGGGACCGATCTTTGGAGGAATGTTGATGTCCGGTAAAAAGGTAGCTGAGGAAATTATCGCGAAACTGAAGAAGTAACTTCTCAGAAGCCACTATTTACCAAGGTAGGCAATTTGTTCACCACATATTACACGAATTTGCACAGATAAAAGGGGAAACGATTGATTCTCTATATTTGTAATCTGCAAAAATCAGTGTAATATGTGGTGATTTTCAGCATACTCTTGTATAGACTTATCCTGCAATCTTTTTCAGCCTCCTGAAATGAGCAAGCAACGCTTCGGCATCTTTCCACGTATGGTAACGGTTCCAGATATCTCCTA from Bacteroides sp. MSB163 includes:
- a CDS encoding sulfide-dependent adenosine diphosphate thiazole synthase; the encoded protein is MIETKVSKGIISTYFEKLERNLDLDVAIVGGGPSGIVAAYYLAKAGLKVAQFDRKLAPGGGMWGGAMMFNQIVIQEEAIDIVKEFNINHEKYEDGLYVMDSVESTSALLYHAVHAGATIFNCYSVEDVIFKNNTVSGVVVNWTPVLREGMHVDPLNILAKIVIDGTGHDSEIAATVARKNGSRLATETGGVIGERSLDVIAGEEEVVNGTKEIYPGLYVCGMAASAVSGTPRMGPIFGGMLMSGKKVAEEIIAKLKK